The nucleotide window CGACGACAGATGCGGAGTTGGCACTTTTCTACGCCCAGGCAGATATTTTTGTTTCCACCTCATATTTTGAAGCTTTTGCCATGCCCCCACTGGAAGCCATGGCTTGTGGTACTGCCGTGGTTACCACAGACAATGGTGGAAATCGTGATTATGCAAAAAATGGGGAGAACTGTCTTGTCGTTCCCCCCAGCGATATTGAGCAGCTCTCCCAGGCTCTGCTTCATCTCCTGACTCAAGCACAGGAACGTCAGCGTCTGGCCCAAGCCGGACAGCATACTGCCCAGGCCTGGACTTGGCGACACTCTGCGGATCGCCTGGAGCAATTTCTCTTTCAGCTTAGCCGCAATTAATGGGGAGACTTAACGGAGCTCTTTCCATGCCAATAAAGCATCAATGGGCTTAGCATCCTTCCCGTAAGACTCTACAAAGGCCAGGTTACTCTGGTCATGAAACTGACTGAAAACTACAACCTGATAGCCCCTCTGGGTAAAATCCTCTACTTCCCAACCGGAGCGATGCTCTTGAAAGCTTTCCCCACCTAAACCGTAGTGATCCTCTGCTTTTTGCTTAAAGAAACCCCGGGGGGTGAAGACAATGACTTTTTTCGCAGCAATTCTTTCCGCTTGTGCCAAAACTTCATACCCCACACCTTTTTCCATGTGCTCGATCACATCGATCATGGAGACGCAATCCACAGATTTGGCCAGAAAGAGTTCCCCAATGCGCCGGGCATCATACTTTATGGGTAAAAAGGAAGTATTCAGCCTGGCTTTCTCAAGATAGGGGCCATGTGCATCTACACCAATCTTAATGGGGCAAGGAAACTCCTTCAGCGTTGCACCGATTCCGCAGCCAATATCTAATACGGACTGAGTATCCTTCATGAGTTCCCTTATCATTTCCAAAAAATTTTTGTTGTGAACAATTTTTACCGACATTCCAAACATCCTTCCCGTGCTTTTTTCCTTTACTTTGTTGTCAACAATGATCGCTGGTTGCAACAAACTGCATCGATGGCTGGTCTACTTGTCTATAGAGCTTACTTTATATGGTATTCACTCAGATTCAATCTGCCCCAAATTTCTCCCTTCGTCTTTACCACTTAAACTAAGGAGGACCCAAGATGAAAATCATTTTACCGGTAATGAGCCTTGAGATGGGCGGAGGAGCTCGTTTCCTGTATCACCTGGCTAATGCCCTCACGGATAAGGGACATGAAGTTGAAGTTATCATGCCCAGTAAAGGGGCCCAGGTCTGGCCCCTGCGTGCGAAATTAACCCGTGTGCCCGAATTAAGCCCGGCCAATATTCCCTATGGCGATTTTATCCTACCCAACTTCTATACCACCGTTGGAGCGGCATGGGCTTCTCAAAAAGGAAAGGTTGTTCGCCTAAGTCTTGGCTATGAACCTCTGTGGGTTCCTGACACTGAATCAGCCAAACAAAGCTATCTCATTGATGCGCCGATCTTAAGTATCTCCCAATGGCATCGTCAGCTGATCCTCCAAGAAACCGGCAGGAACAGCACCGTCATTTCCTGTGGTGTGGATCACCATATTTTCCACCCTTGTCCCAAGCGCTCTTCCCAAACAGGTCGTAAAAATATTTTTTATATCCTGCGCAATCCTGCTTTAGGGTATATCTGGAAAGGCGGAGAGGATTTTTTCAATGCCCTCTCACTTTTGAAGGGTCTTGATTTTGAAGTTACTGTAACCCTTACTGAAGCGACGCAGCTTACAGGTTCACTCCCCTGCCGTACTGTCTATGCTGCCAGCGACCAAGAAATGGCCGCCCTCTACGGTGAAGCTGATCTTTTTGTCTACAATTCTTACTTTGAAGCCTTCGGTTTACCTCCCCTTGAGGCCATGGCCTGCGGGACAGCAGTCATCACTACAGATTGTGGGGGAAGCCGGGATTATGCTCATAATGGCGAAAACTGCCTGGTTGTTCCCCCCAGTGACATTAATCAGCTTCAACAAGCACTTCACCTGCTTCTAACCCAAGATGGAGAACGCCAACGTCTGGCCTCTGCGGGGTATGCCTTTGCCCAAGCCTGGACCTGGCAACGCACTGCTGATCAGGTGGAGGCCTTTTTGTTGGCTCTCTGAGCCAATGGTTTTGACCTTAAGGGGCTGCCCGACAAGTCGGCCCCTTTTTTATGAGGATAGGTTAGTTTAAGATACGAAAAAAGAGCATCGTCGGCTACTTTAAATAAATAGCCTAGCAATGCCCTCTGGTAGCTTAATAATGGCCCATTCTTCCCTATCCCCTCAAACCTAATACTCCCTCTAAATATTTTTTATTATGAAGAATTTGAGGGTTGTCCGGACGATAATCTCTGGCGATTTCGTTGTGCTTATAAGCAAGATCGTGCATACCCAGCCGATCATAGCAAACACAAAGCTGCAGATGAGGTAAATAGGTCCAACAGGCTTCACTTTTAGGTCCCCAACTGTTCGTCGGCCTTTCAAGTTCTGACGCCAGTTTATACCAGAAAATCGCTTGCTGGTATTTCCCTGCATTTAAGTGATTAAAACCAATTCGGCAGCAAAATTCTGCTCTGGGGGTATCATAATCAAAAGATTTATAGAGGTAGGCCTGGGCCTTGGCCGAATCTCCCAGTATTTTATAGATATCGGCTAGTTTTCCGCAAGCCGAGATATCATCTTCTACCCATCCCTTCCCCGTATTAAGGAACTTTTCATAATACTCGACAGCCTTTTCATATTGCTTATGGTCATAAAGTTCGTTGGCAAAATAATAAAGATCCCTTGGTGTGAATTCTTCCCCTTGTTCCAAACGCTTTTCATAAATGCGCAAATTGCGCTCAGAATCATGCTCCTCTGATTTATGAGCTATGGCAATATCGCTATTCATAATATTGCCGCTGACCTCTAGATACTCATGAACTGCCCCTTTCCAGCGAAAATTCTTGCCTCGCCGAACTAACCGATTCCTTCTCAGCGTGAACGTTGGATTTTCTGATGAGTCAAAAGCCAGCATGTAATGCATATTGACCACATCAATGGAAGGGTCCAAGTTCTTCTTTAAATCATGAAATTTGAGGCAGTCCGGCTCTAAGATGACATCATCTGCATCCAACCAGAGAAGATATTCTTTGGTCCCAAGGCTAAAGGCATAATTCCGAGCTGCCGCAAAATCATCGATCCAAACAAAGTCGAAAATTTTATCCGTATACCTGGCGACAATTTCCTTAGTACGATCTGTAGAACCTGTGTCCACAATAATGATTTCGTCGGCAATATCGCATAAAGAATCTAAACAGCGCGCAATTGTCTTTTCCTCATTACGCACGATCATGCACAAGCTGATAGAAATAGGGTTTTCAG belongs to Desulfitobacterium chlororespirans DSM 11544 and includes:
- a CDS encoding glycosyltransferase family 4 protein; the encoded protein is MKIILPVMSLEMGGGARFLYHLANALTDKGHEVEVIMPSKGAQVWPLRAKLTRVPELSPANIPYGDFILPNFYTTVGAAWASQKGKVVRLSLGYEPLWVPDTESAKQSYLIDAPILSISQWHRQLILQETGRNSTVISCGVDHHIFHPCPKRSSQTGRKNIFYILRNPALGYIWKGGEDFFNALSLLKGLDFEVTVTLTEATQLTGSLPCRTVYAASDQEMAALYGEADLFVYNSYFEAFGLPPLEAMACGTAVITTDCGGSRDYAHNGENCLVVPPSDINQLQQALHLLLTQDGERQRLASAGYAFAQAWTWQRTADQVEAFLLAL
- a CDS encoding tetratricopeptide repeat-containing glycosyltransferase family 2 protein, with the translated sequence MPENPISISLCMIVRNEEKTIARCLDSLCDIADEIIIVDTGSTDRTKEIVARYTDKIFDFVWIDDFAAARNYAFSLGTKEYLLWLDADDVILEPDCLKFHDLKKNLDPSIDVVNMHYMLAFDSSENPTFTLRRNRLVRRGKNFRWKGAVHEYLEVSGNIMNSDIAIAHKSEEHDSERNLRIYEKRLEQGEEFTPRDLYYFANELYDHKQYEKAVEYYEKFLNTGKGWVEDDISACGKLADIYKILGDSAKAQAYLYKSFDYDTPRAEFCCRIGFNHLNAGKYQQAIFWYKLASELERPTNSWGPKSEACWTYLPHLQLCVCYDRLGMHDLAYKHNEIARDYRPDNPQILHNKKYLEGVLGLRG
- a CDS encoding class I SAM-dependent methyltransferase: MSVKIVHNKNFLEMIRELMKDTQSVLDIGCGIGATLKEFPCPIKIGVDAHGPYLEKARLNTSFLPIKYDARRIGELFLAKSVDCVSMIDVIEHMEKGVGYEVLAQAERIAAKKVIVFTPRGFFKQKAEDHYGLGGESFQEHRSGWEVEDFTQRGYQVVVFSQFHDQSNLAFVESYGKDAKPIDALLAWKELR